In one window of Clupea harengus chromosome 4, Ch_v2.0.2, whole genome shotgun sequence DNA:
- the atp6ap1lb gene encoding ATPase H+ transporting accessory protein 1 like b — MAKHSVFLIFALLPFVFMQLSLPFDQVPAILDKSSEVPQYQAIRIRTDGVGVENPSASHEGSYLPAAENPLRRILQPYGWHLHAQPRTKRKLLQSTSSGPYSPLTVAYNGKICILFKAKRLAIRYRNHTFLDLTERVFGPNASVETKGSVCSKEKATLSLHLGDVEDIRGLVIKLHMSNTFYESAGQNWFTLDSVHIHYNWTHEAVFNATEVYAPATYSYHCQHVSSLQKYDTLLVPSSYTDSSANWHITFTDFQIQAFNVQSNKFASASDCATFFTPAILMGLITSLILLLVLAYALHMVVHLKHIDRYEEHKATVYFPRSPESEHPDKNSL, encoded by the exons ATGGCTAAACACagtgtttttctcatttttgcACTGCTACCTTTTGTTTTTATGCAACTCTCCTTGCCCTTTGATCAAGTGCCTGCAATCCTGGACAAGAG TTCAGAGGTCCCCCAGTATCAAGCTATCAGAATCAGAACAG ATGGAGTGGGTGTAGAGAATCCAAGTGCCTCACACGAGGGCAGTTATTTGCCTGCAGCTGAGAATCCGCTCAGAAGAATACTGCAG CCTTATGGATGGCATCTGCATGCTCAACCCAGAACTAAGCGGAAGTTACTGCAGTCAACCAGTTCTGGGCCGTACTCTCCGCTGACCGTAGCCTACAATGGCAAGATATGCATTCTGTTCAAAGCCAAACGTCTGGCCATTCGCTACAGAAACCACACTTTCCTGGATttgactgagagagtgtttgggCCCAACGCCTCAGTAGAGACGAAAGGTTCTGTCTGCTCCAAAGAGAAAGCAAC ATTATCCCTGCACCTTGGAGACGTGGAGGACATAAGAGGACTTGTCATCAA ACTTCACATGTCCAACACATTTTACGAGTCGGCAGGCCAGAACTGGTTCACTCTGGACAGTGTTCACATCCACTACAACTGGACGCACGAGGCTGTTTTCAACGCCACTGAGGTTTACGCCCCTGCTACCTATTCTTACCACTGCCAGCACGTCAGCAGCTTACAGAAATATGACACCTTACTGGTGCCCAGCTCTTACACTGACAGCTCGGCAAACTGGCACATCACTTTCACAGACTTCCAG ATCCAGGCCTTCAATGTTCAGTCCAACAAGTTTGCCTCAGCCAGTGACTGCGCCACTTTTTTCACCCCTGCCATTCTGATGGGCCTAATCACCTCCTTGATCCTGCTCCTAGTCCTGGCCTACGCACTGCACATGGTGGTGCACCTAAAGCACATCGACCGCTACGAAGAGCACAAAGCCACAGTCTACTTCCCTCGCAGCCCTGAGTCAGAACATCCAGACAAAAACAGCCTCTGA